Proteins encoded within one genomic window of Hevea brasiliensis isolate MT/VB/25A 57/8 chromosome 8, ASM3005281v1, whole genome shotgun sequence:
- the LOC131182228 gene encoding anthocyanidin 3-O-glucosyltransferase 1-like produces MEKAQLVFVPAPGMGHIVSAVEVAKLLLTRCQQLSVTVLILNHSSINSKVHSYIESQRASSSIVSTRLRFIDLPKDETELLSFFSFVNSQKSHVKEAVLKITQSDFVSSVDSPQLVGFVVDTLCASMIDVANEFGVPSYIFFSSGAAFLGFMLYVQKIYDEEKFDPTELKDSDAELQVLSLINPFPGRVMPSAMLSKDWFPSILDNIRRFREANGIIVNTFLELESYAIESLKMPPVYPVGPILDMGSDGRNTHKEIMRWLDDQPPSTVVFLCFGSKGTFSQNQVTEIACALEHSGHRFLWSLRRPAPPGLLASPSDYEDPQEVLPEGFLDRTTGIGKVIGWAPQVAVLGHPAVGGFVSHCGWNSILESIWFGVPIATWPLFAEQQFNAFEMVVELGLAVEIKMDYRNDSGVIVNCDEIERGIRCLMKHDGEKRRKVKEISEKSRRALMEGGSSYSYLGSLIKDVMDNLS; encoded by the coding sequence ATGGAGAAAGCCCAGCTTGTTTTCGTCCCCGCCCCTGGTATGGGCCATATTGTATCGGCGGTGGAAGTAGCAAAGCTTCTTCTTACCCGCTGCCAGCAGCTCTCCGTCACTGTCCTTATCCTCAATCATTCTTCTATCAACTCCAAAGTTCATAGCTACATTGAATCTCAGCGAGCTTCCTCCTCTATTGTATCTACTCGTCTCCGATTCATTGATCTGCCCAAAGATGAGACTGAATTATTGAGTTTCTTTTCTTTCGTCAACAGTCAGAAATCCCATGTCAAAGAAGCTGTGTTGAAGATCACTCAGTCTGACTTTGTGTCAAGCGTTGACTCGCCTCAGCTGGTAGGTTTTGTTGTTGATACATTATGCGCGTCGATGATAGATGTGGCTAATGAATTTGGGGTTCCGTCTTACATTTTCTTTTCGTCGGGTGCAGCTTTTCTTGGCTTCATGCTTTATGTGCAAAAGATTTATGATGAAGAGAAATTTGACCCCACTGAGCTCAAGGACTCAGATGCTGAGTTGCAAGTGTTAAGTTTGATAAACCCATTTCCTGGTAGGGTCATGCCTTCTGCAATGTTGAGCAAAGATTGGTTTCCTTCTATACTTGACAACATAAGAAGGTTCAGAGAAGCTAATGGTATTATAGTGAATACATTCTTGGAGTTGGAATCCTATGCGATTGAGTCTTTAAAAATGCCTCCTGTTTACCCTGTGGGACCTATTTTAGATATGGGGTCAGATGGAAGAAACACTCATAAGGAAATCATGCGATGGCTTGATGATCAGCCTCCATCGACAGTAGTATTCCTGTGCTTTGGGAGCAAGGGAACTTTTAGTCAGAATCAAGTGACAGAGATTGCTTGCGCCTTAGAGCATAGTGGTCATCGATTCTTGTGGTCACTGCGCCGACCGGCACCTCCGGGTCTCCTAGCATCTCCTAGTGATTATGAGGATCCACAAGAAGTCTTGCCCGAAGGATTCTTGGATCGAACTACTGGGATTGGAAAGGTCATAGGATGGGCTCCACAAGTGGCTGTATTGGGCCATCCAGCAGTAGGAGGATTTGTTTCACATTGTGGATGGAATTCTATACTGGAAAGCATATGGTTTGGTGTCCCAATTGCCACTTGGCCACTGTTTGCAGAGCAACAATTTAATGCATTTGAAATGGTGGTAGAGTTGGGATTGGCGGTAGAAATTAAAATGGATTATAGGAATGACAGTGGAGTAATTGTAAACTGTGATGAGATAGAGAGAGGAATTAGGTGTTTGATGAAGCATGATGGTGAGAAAAGGAGGAAGGTGAAGGAGATTAGTGAGAAAAGTAGAAGGGCTTTAATGGAAGGTGGATCTTCGTACTCTTATTTAGGCAGTCTAATAAAAGATGTAATGgataatttatcataa
- the LOC131182232 gene encoding anthocyanidin 3-O-glucosyltransferase 2-like isoform X4, whose protein sequence is MEKAQLVFIPLPVMGHIVSAVEVAKLLLTRDHRLSITVLILNLSFVNSNQKPHVKEAVLKITQSKLIADSPAPRLAGAAVLGLLLYVQKIHDEEKVDPIEFKNSDAELSVPSLVNPFPAKAMPSSLLSRQWLPVLLDNARRFGEARGIIVNTFVELESYAVESLKMGVYPVGPILNVGLDGRNTHQEIIQWLDDQPPSSVVFLCFGSQGSFGEDQVKEIAYALERSRYRFLWSLRRPSPPGLLPSPSDYEDPQEVLPEGFLNRVTGLGKVIGWAPQVTILAHPAVGGFVSHCGWNSVLESIWFGVPIATWPMYAEQQFNAFEMVTELELAVEIKMDYRNDSGVIVNCNEIERGIRSLMEHDSKKMKKVKEMSEKSRRALMDGGSSYCCLGRLIKNFMDDLT, encoded by the exons ATGGAGAAAGCACAGCTGGTGTTCATTCCCTTGCCTGTTATGGGCCATATTGTATCCGCAGTTGAGGTCGCAAAGCTACTTCTGACCCGCGATCACCGACTCTCCATCACGGTCCTTATCCTCAACCTCTCTTTTGTCAACTCCAACCAG AAACCCCATGTTAAAGAAGCTGTGTTGAAGATCACCCAGTCAAAGTTAATTGCCGACTCACCGGCACCTCGACTAGCAG GTGCCGCTGTTCTTGGTCTCCTGCTTTATGTGCAGAAGATTCATGATGAAGAGAAAGTTGACCCTATTGAGTTCAAGAACTCAGATGCTGAGTTATCAGTACCAAGTTTAGTAAACCCATTTCCTGCTAAGGCTATGCCTTCTTCGTTGTTGAGTAGACAGTGGCTTCCTGTTTTACTTGACAACGCTAGAAGGTTCGGAGAAGCTAGGGGTATTATAGTAAATACATTCGTGGAGCTGGAATCCTATGCGGTTGAGTCTTTGAAAATGGGTGTTTACCCTGTGGGACCCATTTTAAATGTGGGGTTGGATGGAAGAAACACTCACCAAGAAATCATTCAATGGCTTGACGATCAGCCGCCATCATCGGTGGTATTCTTGTGCTTTGGGAGCCAAGGAAGCTTTGGTGAGGATCAAGTGAAAGAGATTGCCTATGCGCTAGAGCGCAGTAGGTATCGATTCTTATGGTCCCTGCGACGACCATCCCCTCCGGGTCTCTTACCATCTCCAAGTGACTATGAGGATCCACAGGAGGTCTTGCCTGAAGGATTCTTAAATCGAGTGACAGGACTTGGAAAGGTGATAGGATGGGCTCCACAAGTGACCATCTTGGCCCATCCAGCCGTAGGAGGATTTGTTTCACATTGTGGATGGAATTCTGTGCTTGAAAGCATATGGTTTGGTGTCCCAATTGCGACATGGCCAATGTATGCAGAGCAACAATTTAATGCCTTTGAAATGGTGACAGAGTTGGAATTAGCAGTGGAAATTAAAATGGATTATAGGAATGACAGTGGAGTAATTGTGAATTGTAATGAAATAGAGAGAGGAATAAGAAGTTTGATGGAACATGATAGTAAGAAAATgaagaaagtaaaggagatgagtgAGAAGAGCAGAAGGGCCTTAATGGATGGTGGATCTTCATACTGTTGTTTAGGTCGTCTCATAAAAAATTTTATGGACGATTTAACTTAA
- the LOC131182232 gene encoding anthocyanidin 3-O-glucosyltransferase 2-like isoform X3, which translates to MEKAQLVFIPLPVMGHIVSAVEVAKLLLTRDHRLSITVLILNLSFVNSNQKPHVKEAVLKITQSKLIADSPAPRLAGFVIDMFCTTMIDVANDFGVPSYIFFTSGAAVLGLLLYVQKIHDEEKVDPIEFKNSDAELSVPSLVNPFPAKAMPSSLLSRQWLPVLLDNARRFGEARGIIVNTFVELESYAVESLKMGVYPVGPILNVGLDGRNTHQEIIQWLDDQPPSSVVFLCFGSQGSFGEDQVKEIAYALERSRYRFLWSLRRPSPPGLLPSPSDYEDPQEVLPEGFLNRVTGLGKVIGWAPQVTILAHPAVGGFVSHCGWNSVLESIWFGVPIATWPMYAEQQFNAFEMVTELELAVEIKMDYRNDSGVIVNCNEIERGIRSLMEHDSKKMKKVKEMSEKSRRALMDGGSSYCCLGRLIKNFMDDLT; encoded by the exons ATGGAGAAAGCACAGCTGGTGTTCATTCCCTTGCCTGTTATGGGCCATATTGTATCCGCAGTTGAGGTCGCAAAGCTACTTCTGACCCGCGATCACCGACTCTCCATCACGGTCCTTATCCTCAACCTCTCTTTTGTCAACTCCAACCAG AAACCCCATGTTAAAGAAGCTGTGTTGAAGATCACCCAGTCAAAGTTAATTGCCGACTCACCGGCACCTCGACTAGCAGGTTTTGTTATAGATATGTTTTGCACAACGATGATTGATGTGGCCAATGACTTTGGTGTTCCATCATACATTTTTTTTACTTCAGGTGCCGCTGTTCTTGGTCTCCTGCTTTATGTGCAGAAGATTCATGATGAAGAGAAAGTTGACCCTATTGAGTTCAAGAACTCAGATGCTGAGTTATCAGTACCAAGTTTAGTAAACCCATTTCCTGCTAAGGCTATGCCTTCTTCGTTGTTGAGTAGACAGTGGCTTCCTGTTTTACTTGACAACGCTAGAAGGTTCGGAGAAGCTAGGGGTATTATAGTAAATACATTCGTGGAGCTGGAATCCTATGCGGTTGAGTCTTTGAAAATGGGTGTTTACCCTGTGGGACCCATTTTAAATGTGGGGTTGGATGGAAGAAACACTCACCAAGAAATCATTCAATGGCTTGACGATCAGCCGCCATCATCGGTGGTATTCTTGTGCTTTGGGAGCCAAGGAAGCTTTGGTGAGGATCAAGTGAAAGAGATTGCCTATGCGCTAGAGCGCAGTAGGTATCGATTCTTATGGTCCCTGCGACGACCATCCCCTCCGGGTCTCTTACCATCTCCAAGTGACTATGAGGATCCACAGGAGGTCTTGCCTGAAGGATTCTTAAATCGAGTGACAGGACTTGGAAAGGTGATAGGATGGGCTCCACAAGTGACCATCTTGGCCCATCCAGCCGTAGGAGGATTTGTTTCACATTGTGGATGGAATTCTGTGCTTGAAAGCATATGGTTTGGTGTCCCAATTGCGACATGGCCAATGTATGCAGAGCAACAATTTAATGCCTTTGAAATGGTGACAGAGTTGGAATTAGCAGTGGAAATTAAAATGGATTATAGGAATGACAGTGGAGTAATTGTGAATTGTAATGAAATAGAGAGAGGAATAAGAAGTTTGATGGAACATGATAGTAAGAAAATgaagaaagtaaaggagatgagtgAGAAGAGCAGAAGGGCCTTAATGGATGGTGGATCTTCATACTGTTGTTTAGGTCGTCTCATAAAAAATTTTATGGACGATTTAACTTAA
- the LOC131182232 gene encoding anthocyanidin 3-O-glucosyltransferase 2-like isoform X2, producing MEKAQLVFIPLPVMGHIVSAVEVAKLLLTRDHRLSITVLILNLSFVNSNQVHNYIESFEASSSTISNRLQFIVLPEDETELFNFTSSIEIQKPHVKEAVLKITQSKLIADSPAPRLAGAAVLGLLLYVQKIHDEEKVDPIEFKNSDAELSVPSLVNPFPAKAMPSSLLSRQWLPVLLDNARRFGEARGIIVNTFVELESYAVESLKMGVYPVGPILNVGLDGRNTHQEIIQWLDDQPPSSVVFLCFGSQGSFGEDQVKEIAYALERSRYRFLWSLRRPSPPGLLPSPSDYEDPQEVLPEGFLNRVTGLGKVIGWAPQVTILAHPAVGGFVSHCGWNSVLESIWFGVPIATWPMYAEQQFNAFEMVTELELAVEIKMDYRNDSGVIVNCNEIERGIRSLMEHDSKKMKKVKEMSEKSRRALMDGGSSYCCLGRLIKNFMDDLT from the exons ATGGAGAAAGCACAGCTGGTGTTCATTCCCTTGCCTGTTATGGGCCATATTGTATCCGCAGTTGAGGTCGCAAAGCTACTTCTGACCCGCGATCACCGACTCTCCATCACGGTCCTTATCCTCAACCTCTCTTTTGTCAACTCCAACCAGGTTCATAACTACATTGAATCGTTTGAAGCTTCCTCTTCCACTATATCTAATCGTCTCCAATTCATTGTTCTACCTGAAGACGAGACTgaattgtttaatttcacttcTTCTATTGAGATACAGAAACCCCATGTTAAAGAAGCTGTGTTGAAGATCACCCAGTCAAAGTTAATTGCCGACTCACCGGCACCTCGACTAGCAG GTGCCGCTGTTCTTGGTCTCCTGCTTTATGTGCAGAAGATTCATGATGAAGAGAAAGTTGACCCTATTGAGTTCAAGAACTCAGATGCTGAGTTATCAGTACCAAGTTTAGTAAACCCATTTCCTGCTAAGGCTATGCCTTCTTCGTTGTTGAGTAGACAGTGGCTTCCTGTTTTACTTGACAACGCTAGAAGGTTCGGAGAAGCTAGGGGTATTATAGTAAATACATTCGTGGAGCTGGAATCCTATGCGGTTGAGTCTTTGAAAATGGGTGTTTACCCTGTGGGACCCATTTTAAATGTGGGGTTGGATGGAAGAAACACTCACCAAGAAATCATTCAATGGCTTGACGATCAGCCGCCATCATCGGTGGTATTCTTGTGCTTTGGGAGCCAAGGAAGCTTTGGTGAGGATCAAGTGAAAGAGATTGCCTATGCGCTAGAGCGCAGTAGGTATCGATTCTTATGGTCCCTGCGACGACCATCCCCTCCGGGTCTCTTACCATCTCCAAGTGACTATGAGGATCCACAGGAGGTCTTGCCTGAAGGATTCTTAAATCGAGTGACAGGACTTGGAAAGGTGATAGGATGGGCTCCACAAGTGACCATCTTGGCCCATCCAGCCGTAGGAGGATTTGTTTCACATTGTGGATGGAATTCTGTGCTTGAAAGCATATGGTTTGGTGTCCCAATTGCGACATGGCCAATGTATGCAGAGCAACAATTTAATGCCTTTGAAATGGTGACAGAGTTGGAATTAGCAGTGGAAATTAAAATGGATTATAGGAATGACAGTGGAGTAATTGTGAATTGTAATGAAATAGAGAGAGGAATAAGAAGTTTGATGGAACATGATAGTAAGAAAATgaagaaagtaaaggagatgagtgAGAAGAGCAGAAGGGCCTTAATGGATGGTGGATCTTCATACTGTTGTTTAGGTCGTCTCATAAAAAATTTTATGGACGATTTAACTTAA
- the LOC131182232 gene encoding anthocyanidin 3-O-glucosyltransferase 1-like isoform X1 yields the protein MEKAQLVFIPLPVMGHIVSAVEVAKLLLTRDHRLSITVLILNLSFVNSNQVHNYIESFEASSSTISNRLQFIVLPEDETELFNFTSSIEIQKPHVKEAVLKITQSKLIADSPAPRLAGFVIDMFCTTMIDVANDFGVPSYIFFTSGAAVLGLLLYVQKIHDEEKVDPIEFKNSDAELSVPSLVNPFPAKAMPSSLLSRQWLPVLLDNARRFGEARGIIVNTFVELESYAVESLKMGVYPVGPILNVGLDGRNTHQEIIQWLDDQPPSSVVFLCFGSQGSFGEDQVKEIAYALERSRYRFLWSLRRPSPPGLLPSPSDYEDPQEVLPEGFLNRVTGLGKVIGWAPQVTILAHPAVGGFVSHCGWNSVLESIWFGVPIATWPMYAEQQFNAFEMVTELELAVEIKMDYRNDSGVIVNCNEIERGIRSLMEHDSKKMKKVKEMSEKSRRALMDGGSSYCCLGRLIKNFMDDLT from the coding sequence ATGGAGAAAGCACAGCTGGTGTTCATTCCCTTGCCTGTTATGGGCCATATTGTATCCGCAGTTGAGGTCGCAAAGCTACTTCTGACCCGCGATCACCGACTCTCCATCACGGTCCTTATCCTCAACCTCTCTTTTGTCAACTCCAACCAGGTTCATAACTACATTGAATCGTTTGAAGCTTCCTCTTCCACTATATCTAATCGTCTCCAATTCATTGTTCTACCTGAAGACGAGACTgaattgtttaatttcacttcTTCTATTGAGATACAGAAACCCCATGTTAAAGAAGCTGTGTTGAAGATCACCCAGTCAAAGTTAATTGCCGACTCACCGGCACCTCGACTAGCAGGTTTTGTTATAGATATGTTTTGCACAACGATGATTGATGTGGCCAATGACTTTGGTGTTCCATCATACATTTTTTTTACTTCAGGTGCCGCTGTTCTTGGTCTCCTGCTTTATGTGCAGAAGATTCATGATGAAGAGAAAGTTGACCCTATTGAGTTCAAGAACTCAGATGCTGAGTTATCAGTACCAAGTTTAGTAAACCCATTTCCTGCTAAGGCTATGCCTTCTTCGTTGTTGAGTAGACAGTGGCTTCCTGTTTTACTTGACAACGCTAGAAGGTTCGGAGAAGCTAGGGGTATTATAGTAAATACATTCGTGGAGCTGGAATCCTATGCGGTTGAGTCTTTGAAAATGGGTGTTTACCCTGTGGGACCCATTTTAAATGTGGGGTTGGATGGAAGAAACACTCACCAAGAAATCATTCAATGGCTTGACGATCAGCCGCCATCATCGGTGGTATTCTTGTGCTTTGGGAGCCAAGGAAGCTTTGGTGAGGATCAAGTGAAAGAGATTGCCTATGCGCTAGAGCGCAGTAGGTATCGATTCTTATGGTCCCTGCGACGACCATCCCCTCCGGGTCTCTTACCATCTCCAAGTGACTATGAGGATCCACAGGAGGTCTTGCCTGAAGGATTCTTAAATCGAGTGACAGGACTTGGAAAGGTGATAGGATGGGCTCCACAAGTGACCATCTTGGCCCATCCAGCCGTAGGAGGATTTGTTTCACATTGTGGATGGAATTCTGTGCTTGAAAGCATATGGTTTGGTGTCCCAATTGCGACATGGCCAATGTATGCAGAGCAACAATTTAATGCCTTTGAAATGGTGACAGAGTTGGAATTAGCAGTGGAAATTAAAATGGATTATAGGAATGACAGTGGAGTAATTGTGAATTGTAATGAAATAGAGAGAGGAATAAGAAGTTTGATGGAACATGATAGTAAGAAAATgaagaaagtaaaggagatgagtgAGAAGAGCAGAAGGGCCTTAATGGATGGTGGATCTTCATACTGTTGTTTAGGTCGTCTCATAAAAAATTTTATGGACGATTTAACTTAA